One region of Lagopus muta isolate bLagMut1 chromosome 13, bLagMut1 primary, whole genome shotgun sequence genomic DNA includes:
- the RNF128 gene encoding E3 ubiquitin-protein ligase RNF128 — MASGAAGLLAAVAALLCAVPEPGVRAAAAVWTAWLNVSWEDGAGGNRSGWEAGESGLYGQDSPLQAAAGLLVLPDGRDAFNACSALTNFSSAPVGGSGWVALIQRGGGCSFADKIRLAAERGAAAAVIYNYRGTGNDVLPMSHAGAGSIVAIMIGNLKGMEILRRIESGLKVTMVIEVGKKHGPWMNHYSIFFVSVSFFIVTAATVGYFIFYSARRFRITRAQSRKQRQLKAEAKKAIGQLQLRTLKQGDKETGPDGDSCAVCIELYKPNEVVRILTCNHLFHKNCIDPWLLEHRTCPMCKCDILKVLGVEVDAEDGAESVQATVSSGTSNVTSINEVDSHSETASSGYASVQGADESVLEEQAASENDNTHLVNNESQTSAAAVLPPLDNPTFEADETQVSEVRS; from the exons ATGGCGTCGGGGGCCGCGGGGCTGCTGGCGGCGGTGGCCGCGCTGCTGTGCGCCGTGCCGGAGCCCGGCGtgagggcggcggcggcggtgtGGACGGCGTGGCTGAACGTGTCGTGGGAGGATGGTGCGGGAGGCAACCGGAGCGGCTGGGAGGCGGGCGAGAGCGGCCTGTACGGGCAGGACTCGCCGCTGCAGGCGGCCGCGGGGCTGCTGGTGTTGCCCGACGGCCGCGACGCCTTCAACGCCTGCAGCGCGCTCACCAACTTCAGCTCGGCACCCGTCGGCGGCTCGGGTTGGGTCGCCCTCATCCAGCGCGGCGGCGGCTGCAGCTTCGCCGATAAGATCCGCCTGGCCGCCGAgcgcggcgccgccgccgccgttaTCTACAACTACCGCGGCACCGGCAACGACGTGCTGCCCATGTCCCACGCCG GTGCAGGAAGCATCGTTGCCATTATGATTGGCAACCTGAAAGGCATGGAGATCCTGCGCCGGATTGAGAGTGGCCTGAAAGTGACCATGGTTATTGAAGTGGGCAAAAAGCATGGTCCCTGGATGAACCACTATTCCATCTTCTTTGTCTCCGTGTCGTTTTTCATCGTCACAGCAGCAACTGTGGgctacttcattttttattctgctcGCAGATTCAGGATCACGAGGGCCCAGTCCAGGAAGCAG CGACAACTGAAGGCTGAAGCCAAGAAGGCCATTGGACAGTTACAGCTGCGCACCCTGAAGCAAGGAGACAAG GAAACTGGTCCTGATGGAGATAGCTGTGCCGTGTGCATTGAGCTGTACAAGCCAAATGAAGTAGTGCGCATCTTGACTTGCAA CCATCTTTTCCACAAGAACTGTATTGATCCTTGGCTTTTAGAACACAGGACGTGCCCCATGTGCAAATGTGACATTCTCAAAGTTCTAGGCGTTGAG GTGGACGCAGAAGATGGGGCAGAGTCTGTGCAAGCCACAGTATCCAGTGGGACTTCAAATGTCACTTCAATTAATGAAGTGGACAGCCACAGTGAAACTGCATCATCTGGATATGCTTCTGTGCAAGGAGCAGATGAATCAGTTCTGGAGGAACAGGCAGCATCAGAAA